The DNA region TTGACACGAAAACAATCCGATAGCAATTAAAACAAAAAAGCCTTTTTTTAAGAGTAAACTTAAGTACGTTTTTCTCTCTAAATTTTTAACGTTGTAACAGTTAATTGCTTTTCCCATAATGTTATACACTATTATTTGAATTATATTAAAACATCATTGTTTACCTATACAATACGGTGTCATAGGGGTTTAAAATTGTTGCGTAAATATTTTAAACTCTATTAAATTGTACTATTCTTATTTTAAACTTCGGATAGTTGCCCCTAAAACATCTAAACCTATAGATTGACACACACCGAATTTGTTCTTTTCTTTCATCTTATCCAAATTCCATTGATATACATCATCTGCCAATCCCCAAAGTTGTCTAAATTGTTCAATATATAATTTATCATTCTCAACGGTTGTAAACTCTGGTTTAAATTGATTGGTTGCAATGTCTCTTGTATTCCAAATGGCTTCAAAAGTCTTTGAAATATTGTCCGTCATATCAATATTCAAGTGTTTTTTAATCTCATCTTGCGCCAAATAGCGTACCATAATGCCTCTTCCAGCGAGATAGTCTCTACCGTGTTCAGGTCCGAAACTGGAATAACAAGGCGCTTCTCTTATGATACCATCTACATCGGCAATTAATCCATTTTGAATGCCTTTAGCTAGTTTTTTTATTAAGTTATTGATTTTTGATTTGAAGGTACCGCTATCAAAATCGGGATTAATTTTTGTTCTTTTTAAATAAGCATCTAAGTCATCGGTAATAGCCAACATATCTGTTAAAGAAGCCACCAGCATACCTTGGTCTCCCGACCATATCCAGCCCTCTGCCCATGGTGGATGAATTTTTTTAATATAAGTTGAACCCTCAATAAAAGCCATAGGTCGCTCTTGAACCAAAACACCTTCTGTGTTTAATTTCTTGAGATACTCGTAATCCTTTAAATTAAACCACTCATCAAACCACAACCACTGCTTGTAAGCCATATCTAAATACTTATCTCTATTGTCAATATCTTCTTCTGAAAGACAACGATAAATACGAGACGAAAGCAAAAAGAGCAACACATTGGTTACGGTATTCTTTACGCCTTTACTTTCTCCGTTGGCATCTCCATTTCTGCATCCATGTAAAACAGGGAAGCCTTCATCGGAATTATCATAGGCTGTTTTTTTCTTGTATTCCCAACATAAATCAGTTGATAATTTTAAATAAGCATTCGCTAATTCTATATTTCCAATTTTAAGCAAATGTTTTCTAGCATTTAAGGCCATGAGTCCCCACCATCCAAAATCATCGGCCCATAACTTGCCAGGGGCATAGCTATGGAAAAACTCTAAATTTTCCTTTAACATATCCTCCACCTCCTTTTGAATTTCAATAATTCCTCCATCGTCTGGCCACTGATTTTGCAATGCATCAACAAAAACCAAACAAGCGTCGAAAGTATTACCACGTTTCCAGAAATCCTTAAAGTTCCATACCGCCTTAAACCTATTAAAGGCTGAGACCGCTTGATTTTTCAAGACCTTTTCTGATGAAGAACTAGACTTACAATTGGACAAGGCCATCAATGGAGGTAAGCTAAACAAAGAAACCCCTAACAAGCTTGTATTTTTAACAAATGTTCTTCTTTTCATAGCATTGAAATTATGTTAGTACCCATTTACATGGTCTTCAGTAATTCATTAAAGCAAACTTAAAAGGATTGAACGTCTATTTCTTCTTACCAACCACCTCGTGTTAGAGTATTTTAAATTACACTTTAGAATGCATCGATTCAATTAACTTCAAAGAAGCTTTCATAAAGCCCATAGCATAAGCCATACCCGCATACCACGGGCCATCGCAACTCATTTGAGGCGTATGGTCTGGAATTAAAACACCTTCGAAATTATTTCTCTTCAAAATTTCTAATATTTTGAACATATCGATATCCCCTTCGTCAACAAATACTTCGTGATAATTTGGCACTTTGCCAACTACATTCCTGAAATGAATATAGGCTATCTTGTTTTGTTTGCTGTATTGGTCTGTGGCTTCATACACATTGCCCTCGGTCATTTCAGAAATAGTGCCTAAACAGAATTCCAAGTTATTGTGATTACTTGGCTTCATATCAATTAAACGCTGGTACATATCGGGCTGATATACTAATCGTGGTGTGTTTCTAACATATGGCATTGGTGGGTCGTCTGGGTGAGCCGCCATCTTTACACCTGCCTCCTCGGCTACTGGTATCACATGGTCTAGAAAGTATTGTAAGCGCTCCCAAAGTATGGCATGCGACACTCTTTCTACAGTCCCTGCTGGTGCGTTATCATCATAGACCATATTCCAAACCATGCCGTTTGGAATAGGTGTTTCATCCACGTTACCTTCCATTCCCACGGAAACTGCGCCACCACGAGCAAAAGGTTTTTCAACCCTACTGGAAACCCCTGCCAAAGAAAAATTATAGCCAAAGACTGGAATACCTGCTTTACCTACAATTCGTATTTGTTCCTTTACCAGTTCTATTTGTGCCTCCTTTTTAGGACCGTCTAAAAGTATATCGTGCCATATGGAGGGGTCAAAATTCTCAATGGCATACCACTCTAGTCCATGACTATTAATTTCTGCTTTAATCTTTAAAAGTTCCTCTAAAGACCATAATTCTCCATTGCCTGCTTTTCCCCAGCCTTTGTTCCCCCCTATGGGTTGGTTGGCGTTAGATTTACTATTATCTGCATTCCCAAAATAATCTACCATGTGTACTACCACATGTGTCGCTCCACATTGCTTTGCAAACTTATAATGCTGGTCGTTCAGCATGTGCCGGTATAATCCGAATCCTAATTTCATTTCACTAATTTTTTATGTTTTGTTTAAAAATGATTGGACCTCCAAATCGGAATATCCACAATATTGTTTTAATATTTCTTCGGCATGTTGGTTGAGTAAGGGTGCCGGTTTTTCAATTTTTTGTGGTGTGTCGCTAAACTTCACGGGAAACCC from Tamlana crocina includes:
- a CDS encoding glycoside hydrolase family 76 protein, producing MKRRTFVKNTSLLGVSLFSLPPLMALSNCKSSSSSEKVLKNQAVSAFNRFKAVWNFKDFWKRGNTFDACLVFVDALQNQWPDDGGIIEIQKEVEDMLKENLEFFHSYAPGKLWADDFGWWGLMALNARKHLLKIGNIELANAYLKLSTDLCWEYKKKTAYDNSDEGFPVLHGCRNGDANGESKGVKNTVTNVLLFLLSSRIYRCLSEEDIDNRDKYLDMAYKQWLWFDEWFNLKDYEYLKKLNTEGVLVQERPMAFIEGSTYIKKIHPPWAEGWIWSGDQGMLVASLTDMLAITDDLDAYLKRTKINPDFDSGTFKSKINNLIKKLAKGIQNGLIADVDGIIREAPCYSSFGPEHGRDYLAGRGIMVRYLAQDEIKKHLNIDMTDNISKTFEAIWNTRDIATNQFKPEFTTVENDKLYIEQFRQLWGLADDVYQWNLDKMKEKNKFGVCQSIGLDVLGATIRSLK
- a CDS encoding mannonate dehydratase; protein product: MKLGFGLYRHMLNDQHYKFAKQCGATHVVVHMVDYFGNADNSKSNANQPIGGNKGWGKAGNGELWSLEELLKIKAEINSHGLEWYAIENFDPSIWHDILLDGPKKEAQIELVKEQIRIVGKAGIPVFGYNFSLAGVSSRVEKPFARGGAVSVGMEGNVDETPIPNGMVWNMVYDDNAPAGTVERVSHAILWERLQYFLDHVIPVAEEAGVKMAAHPDDPPMPYVRNTPRLVYQPDMYQRLIDMKPSNHNNLEFCLGTISEMTEGNVYEATDQYSKQNKIAYIHFRNVVGKVPNYHEVFVDEGDIDMFKILEILKRNNFEGVLIPDHTPQMSCDGPWYAGMAYAMGFMKASLKLIESMHSKV